One genomic segment of Terriglobia bacterium includes these proteins:
- the asnS gene encoding asparagine--tRNA ligase codes for MPTEEVKTELKTEAPVARIDEIGKYEGQTVELRGWLYNLRESGKLLFPQFRDGSGVIQGVVPKNQAPQAFEALKGLTQESSVIVRGKVRADKRAPGGYELDVSDVQVVQKVAEDDPYPISLKEHGVDFLMEHRHLWLRTPRQAAILRVRAEIIKAVRDYLDEQGFVLTDPPILTPAACEGTSTLFPVDYFEEQAFLTQSGQLYIEATAMALGKVYSFGPTFRAEKSKTRRHLTEFWMVEPEMAFADLDDIMNLAEGLLLQIVRRVLEKRRKELEFIGRDVSQLEKIAAPFPRISYDEAVEILQKGYAEGKLETKFEWGGDFGSPDETYISAQFDRPVMVHRYPAEVKAFYMEPDPNNPKVALCVDVLAPEGYGEIIGGSQRMASYDLLLQRIHEHNLPEAAFKWYLDLRKYGSNPHGGFGMGIERAVAWICGLEHVRETIPFPRMLHRMYP; via the coding sequence ATGCCAACCGAAGAAGTCAAAACAGAATTGAAGACCGAAGCGCCGGTCGCGCGCATTGACGAGATCGGAAAATACGAAGGGCAGACGGTCGAACTGCGCGGCTGGCTGTACAACCTGCGCGAGAGCGGCAAGCTGCTGTTTCCGCAGTTTCGCGACGGGTCGGGCGTGATCCAGGGCGTGGTGCCGAAGAATCAGGCGCCGCAGGCCTTTGAAGCGCTCAAGGGGCTGACCCAGGAATCGAGCGTGATCGTGCGCGGCAAGGTGCGGGCCGACAAACGCGCGCCCGGCGGATACGAGCTCGACGTCAGCGACGTGCAGGTGGTGCAGAAGGTCGCGGAAGACGACCCGTACCCGATCTCGCTGAAGGAACACGGCGTTGATTTCCTGATGGAGCATCGCCACCTGTGGCTGCGCACGCCACGCCAGGCGGCGATCCTGCGCGTGCGGGCGGAGATCATCAAGGCAGTACGCGATTACTTGGACGAGCAGGGTTTCGTGCTCACCGATCCGCCCATCCTCACGCCGGCCGCGTGCGAGGGCACGAGCACGCTGTTTCCGGTGGACTATTTCGAGGAGCAGGCGTTCCTGACGCAGTCGGGGCAGCTCTACATCGAAGCGACGGCGATGGCGCTGGGCAAGGTGTATTCGTTCGGGCCCACGTTCCGCGCGGAAAAATCGAAGACGCGGCGGCACCTGACCGAGTTCTGGATGGTGGAGCCGGAGATGGCGTTCGCCGACCTCGACGACATCATGAACCTGGCCGAGGGGCTGCTCTTGCAGATCGTGCGGCGGGTGCTGGAGAAGCGGCGGAAAGAGCTGGAATTCATCGGGCGCGACGTCAGCCAGTTGGAAAAAATTGCCGCGCCGTTCCCGCGGATCAGCTACGACGAGGCAGTCGAAATCCTGCAAAAGGGTTATGCCGAGGGCAAGCTGGAGACGAAATTCGAATGGGGCGGCGATTTCGGGTCGCCCGACGAGACGTACATCTCGGCGCAGTTCGACCGGCCGGTGATGGTGCATCGCTACCCGGCCGAGGTGAAGGCGTTCTACATGGAGCCCGACCCGAACAATCCCAAGGTCGCATTGTGCGTGGACGTGCTCGCGCCGGAAGGGTACGGCGAGATTATCGGCGGCTCGCAGCGTATGGCGTCGTACGACCTGCTGCTGCAACGGATCCATGAACACAACTTGCCGGAGGCGGCGTTCAAGTGGTATCTCGACTTGCGGAAGTACGGCTCGAACCCGCATGGCGGCTTCGGCATGGGCATCGAGCGAGCAGTGGCGTGGATTTGCGGGCTGGAACACGTGCGCGAGACGATTCCGTTTCCCCGCATGCTGCATCGGATGTATCCGTAA
- a CDS encoding sugar phosphate isomerase/epimerase: MLKAMSTYAYVRERLHPGLLDGLTRAGAEAIEIFAFRGHFDYAQRKQHVLEIAAWFKSTGAQLNSVHSPMYNSYEWRRRDVAPLNIAEKDRKGRIDAMDEIKRAIEVAEHVPYRYLVQHVGIGNEEFDERKFEAAMTSIEHLRAFAKPLGVKILLENIPNELSTPERLVELLHTSHFDDVGVCFDVGHAHIMSDVGGAFAILKNHILSTHVHDNKKEKDTHLWPGEGSIDWAETMRLLRSAPHTPPLLLEIEGDGKTQAQVASGMSEAFKKLEQAASAAG; this comes from the coding sequence ATGCTCAAAGCGATGTCCACATACGCATACGTACGCGAGCGCCTGCACCCGGGCTTGCTGGATGGACTGACGCGCGCAGGCGCGGAGGCGATCGAGATCTTCGCCTTCCGCGGACATTTCGACTACGCGCAGCGGAAGCAGCACGTGCTCGAAATCGCGGCCTGGTTCAAGAGCACGGGCGCGCAGCTCAACTCGGTGCACTCGCCGATGTACAACAGCTACGAATGGCGCCGCCGCGATGTCGCCCCGCTGAATATCGCGGAAAAAGACCGCAAGGGCCGCATTGATGCCATGGACGAGATCAAGCGCGCCATCGAAGTGGCCGAGCACGTGCCCTATCGCTACCTGGTGCAGCACGTCGGGATCGGCAACGAGGAATTCGATGAGCGCAAGTTCGAGGCGGCCATGACCTCGATCGAGCACCTCCGCGCCTTCGCCAAGCCGCTCGGCGTGAAGATCCTGCTGGAGAATATCCCCAACGAGCTGTCTACGCCGGAGCGGCTGGTGGAGCTGCTGCACACCTCGCATTTCGACGACGTGGGCGTGTGCTTCGACGTGGGACACGCGCACATCATGAGCGACGTGGGGGGCGCGTTCGCGATTCTGAAAAACCACATTCTTTCGACGCACGTGCACGACAACAAGAAGGAAAAGGACACGCACCTGTGGCCGGGCGAGGGATCCATTGACTGGGCGGAGACGATGAGGTTGCTGCGCTCGGCGCCGCATACGCCGCCGCTGCTGCTGGAGATCGAAGGCGACGGCAAGACGCAGGCGCAGGTGGCGAGCGGAATGAGCGAGGCGTTTAAGAAACTGGAGCAGGCAGCGAGCGCCGCGGGATAA
- the ggt gene encoding gamma-glutamyltransferase produces the protein MPLHRKSLIALVFATVAAVCAGAAPMRPTHAPHAMVASQHELASQAGVDVMKQGGNAVDAAVATGFVLAVVHPQAGNIGGGGFMLIRLNTGKFHFIDYREKAPAAAVRDMYLDAQGNVIPGASLVGYKAIGVPGSVAGLAYAQKKYGKLTLAQVMAPAIRLAREGFALSYEDAQDLRNPHYHLGEFAESRRIFQRDGKFYEQGETLKQPELAQTLERIAKNPDDFYHGEMARQLAAAVEKGGGLMTAKDLADYEAKEREPVHGTYRGMDIYSAPPPSSGGVALLEILNILEGYDLKKYGAGSAQATHLAIEAFRRAFYDRAEFMGDPDFARVPVAQLIDKKYGAAWRESVNPDKASASNGLQRPAIFNELERYAAVDGRRSPRLRSGQALVDGRAALATVNEPVNTTHYSVVDAEGNAVAVTTTLNESFGSAVTAEGLGFLLNDEMDDFTSKPGVPNLFGLLQGEANAIGPGKRPLSAMTPTMVVSNGKLLLVLGSPGGPRIITTVANVLLGILDYGLNVQQAVNAARFHQQWQPDWVYVERVGFSPDTLSLLRNMGHKLATEDPMYPSGYWSDAEVIEINPKTGERLGGTDARNNGKAVGY, from the coding sequence ATGCCACTCCACCGCAAATCATTGATCGCGCTGGTTTTTGCGACCGTAGCCGCGGTATGCGCCGGGGCGGCGCCGATGCGTCCGACGCACGCGCCGCACGCCATGGTCGCCAGCCAGCACGAATTGGCGTCGCAGGCGGGCGTGGACGTGATGAAGCAGGGCGGCAACGCCGTGGATGCCGCGGTGGCCACCGGGTTTGTGCTGGCGGTGGTGCATCCGCAGGCGGGCAACATCGGCGGCGGCGGGTTCATGCTGATCCGCCTGAACACGGGAAAATTCCACTTCATTGATTATCGCGAGAAGGCGCCGGCAGCCGCCGTGCGCGACATGTATCTGGACGCGCAGGGCAACGTGATTCCGGGCGCGAGTCTGGTGGGGTACAAAGCGATCGGCGTGCCGGGCTCGGTGGCCGGGCTGGCGTACGCGCAGAAGAAATACGGCAAGCTGACGCTGGCGCAGGTGATGGCGCCGGCGATCCGGCTGGCGCGCGAGGGATTTGCTCTGTCGTACGAAGACGCGCAGGACCTGCGCAATCCGCACTACCACCTGGGCGAGTTTGCCGAGTCGCGGCGCATCTTCCAGCGCGACGGCAAGTTTTATGAGCAGGGTGAGACCCTGAAGCAGCCGGAGCTGGCGCAAACCCTGGAGCGGATCGCGAAAAATCCCGACGACTTCTATCACGGCGAAATGGCGCGACAACTGGCCGCCGCGGTCGAGAAGGGCGGCGGCCTGATGACCGCGAAGGACCTAGCGGATTACGAGGCGAAAGAGCGCGAGCCGGTGCACGGCACGTACCGCGGGATGGACATCTACAGCGCGCCGCCGCCGTCGTCGGGGGGAGTGGCGCTGCTGGAGATTCTCAACATCCTTGAGGGATACGATCTGAAGAAGTACGGCGCCGGTTCGGCGCAAGCGACGCACTTGGCGATTGAGGCCTTTCGCCGCGCGTTTTATGATCGAGCGGAATTCATGGGCGATCCCGACTTTGCGCGCGTGCCGGTAGCGCAATTGATTGACAAGAAGTACGGCGCGGCGTGGCGCGAATCGGTGAACCCGGACAAGGCGAGCGCCAGCAACGGGCTGCAGCGTCCCGCGATCTTCAATGAGCTGGAACGCTACGCAGCGGTCGACGGTCGACGGTCCCCTCGGCTGCGCTCGGGGCAGGCTTTGGTCGACGGCCGTGCTGCGCTAGCGACGGTCAATGAACCCGTGAATACCACGCACTACTCGGTGGTGGACGCCGAGGGCAACGCCGTGGCGGTCACTACGACCTTGAACGAGAGCTTCGGATCGGCGGTGACGGCCGAGGGACTGGGGTTCCTGCTGAACGACGAGATGGACGACTTCACCTCGAAACCGGGCGTGCCGAACCTGTTCGGGCTGCTGCAGGGCGAGGCCAACGCGATCGGGCCGGGGAAGCGTCCGCTGTCGGCGATGACGCCCACCATGGTGGTCAGCAACGGCAAGCTGCTGCTGGTGTTGGGGTCGCCGGGCGGGCCACGCATAATTACGACAGTCGCCAACGTGCTGCTGGGCATCCTTGATTACGGGCTGAACGTGCAGCAGGCGGTGAACGCGGCGCGTTTTCACCAGCAGTGGCAGCCGGATTGGGTCTACGTGGAGCGGGTGGGATTTTCGCCGGACACGCTCAGCCTGCTGCGCAACATGGGGCACAAGCTCGCGACCGAGGACCCGATGTACCCGAGCGGTTACTGGAGCGACGCCGAGGTGATCGAGATCAACCCGAAAACCGGCGAGCGGCTGGGCGGGACGGACGCGAGAAATAATGGGAAGGCGGTAGGGTACTAG
- a CDS encoding SagB/ThcOx family dehydrogenase, translating to MRWALLVLILCPAGAFAQELKPVQLPKPQTDVGRPLMQVLKDRRSTRSFSPEKLPPQVLSNLLWAAFGVNRPDSGKRTAPSAMDWEETEIYVATADGLYVYDAKSQQLIPVLHDDVRAQTGTQAFVKDAPLNLVYVADLAKTRSSSADRDLFVAADAGFIAQNVYLFCASERLATVVRGSLDRPALAKILRLRPDQRIILAQTVGYPQK from the coding sequence ATGCGTTGGGCGTTGTTAGTCCTGATCCTATGTCCGGCCGGTGCTTTCGCCCAGGAACTCAAGCCGGTCCAGCTTCCCAAGCCACAAACCGACGTCGGTCGTCCGCTGATGCAAGTTCTGAAGGACCGCAGGTCGACGCGCAGCTTCAGTCCGGAAAAGCTGCCGCCCCAGGTGCTATCGAATCTGCTTTGGGCGGCCTTCGGGGTGAATCGCCCCGACTCCGGCAAACGCACCGCCCCTTCCGCCATGGACTGGGAGGAGACCGAGATTTACGTCGCCACCGCCGATGGGCTTTATGTCTACGACGCCAAGTCGCAGCAACTGATTCCGGTGCTGCACGACGATGTGCGCGCCCAGACCGGAACTCAGGCTTTCGTGAAGGACGCACCCCTGAACCTGGTCTACGTTGCCGATCTGGCCAAGACCCGCAGCAGCTCTGCCGACCGCGACCTGTTCGTGGCCGCCGACGCCGGCTTCATCGCTCAGAATGTTTATCTGTTCTGCGCTTCCGAACGGTTGGCGACCGTGGTTCGCGGCAGCCTTGACCGTCCGGCACTGGCCAAGATCCTGCGGCTGCGCCCTGATCAGAGGATCATCCTGGCGCAAACGGTGGGCTACCCACAGAAGTGA
- a CDS encoding nuclear transport factor 2 family protein yields the protein MPDRVTTMNSAEIFVQFAMAINHHDMPALTALMAADHVFVDSVGHRMHTATSMEVGWRSYFAMCPDYWIHTDNVMAEDDVVLAAGEAGGTIDGTSWRTPAAWKAVMRDGKVMEWRVFADNKPVYEILARRQQ from the coding sequence ATGCCTGATCGGGTGACCACAATGAACTCTGCGGAAATCTTCGTGCAATTCGCAATGGCCATCAATCATCACGACATGCCAGCTCTGACGGCCCTGATGGCAGCCGATCATGTCTTCGTAGACTCAGTGGGGCATCGGATGCACACCGCGACATCCATGGAAGTTGGTTGGCGCAGCTACTTCGCGATGTGTCCGGACTACTGGATTCACACAGACAATGTGATGGCGGAGGATGACGTAGTGTTAGCGGCGGGGGAGGCGGGCGGGACGATAGACGGCACATCGTGGCGGACGCCCGCGGCTTGGAAGGCGGTGATGCGTGACGGCAAAGTGATGGAATGGCGGGTGTTCGCTGACAATAAGCCGGTTTACGAGATTTTAGCGAGGCGGCAGCAGTAG
- a CDS encoding choice-of-anchor D domain-containing protein codes for MRKGFDPPARDPFGNTVTGYTGTVGFSSSDAAATLPGNYTFVSADAGSHLFSATLQTAGVQSISAADVVSPGIAGSQTGITVNSSADTTPPTVTPASLSFPNTAVGFTSTTTKSVTVKNARTTPMTVTSVISGDFIRTGTTCGVLQPGLSCSITVAFAPTDASARTGTLSVKSDSVPNSIDVPLSGTGVVPVKLTPANLAFGTWPLGELSTALTVAIKNNQPRPLNILGTAVSDPQFQVTNPCTSPIPAGQTCTVSVNFLATTTVKTTATLTITDDSNAGVESVSLNGRGTPPVTFTPASVNFPKTDVGTTSGPDSITITNNLDTRLSISSITISGDFTKSGCAITSLASGASCTLTLRFKPTVGGVRTGAVTAVYGAVTSPQTIPLSGTGTNPVVLSVSSLTFSSTPVGTTSVRQGVVMRNQQSIPVTTTGINTTGGTLRLVVAKAELQRTAVVPFG; via the coding sequence ATGCGTAAGGGGTTTGATCCCCCGGCAAGAGACCCGTTCGGCAACACGGTTACCGGCTACACTGGAACGGTCGGCTTCAGCAGCTCGGATGCAGCAGCAACCCTGCCCGGCAACTACACATTCGTGTCGGCGGATGCCGGATCGCACCTGTTCAGTGCCACCCTGCAGACGGCGGGGGTGCAGTCGATCTCTGCGGCCGATGTCGTTTCGCCCGGCATCGCGGGTTCGCAGACTGGAATTACGGTGAACTCGTCGGCGGATACGACCCCACCAACCGTAACGCCTGCCAGCTTGTCATTCCCGAACACGGCGGTGGGCTTTACTAGCACGACGACCAAGAGCGTGACCGTCAAGAACGCGCGTACTACACCGATGACCGTCACGTCGGTCATCAGCGGCGACTTCATCCGAACCGGCACCACTTGCGGGGTGCTACAGCCCGGCTTGAGCTGCTCAATCACGGTGGCATTTGCCCCGACCGATGCGAGTGCGCGTACCGGCACGCTGAGCGTCAAGAGCGATTCGGTACCCAACTCGATCGATGTACCGTTGTCCGGTACGGGCGTGGTGCCGGTCAAGCTGACGCCGGCAAACCTTGCATTCGGCACCTGGCCGCTGGGCGAGCTAAGCACCGCGCTGACGGTTGCAATCAAGAACAACCAGCCACGTCCGTTGAACATCCTCGGCACGGCGGTCAGCGATCCCCAGTTCCAGGTTACCAATCCGTGCACATCGCCGATTCCCGCCGGGCAGACCTGCACGGTGTCGGTGAATTTCCTGGCTACGACTACCGTGAAGACGACGGCTACGTTGACGATTACCGACGATTCCAACGCTGGGGTCGAGTCGGTATCGCTCAACGGGAGAGGAACGCCGCCGGTGACATTCACGCCGGCCAGCGTGAATTTCCCCAAGACGGATGTGGGGACCACCAGCGGCCCGGATTCCATAACCATCACCAACAATCTGGATACGCGCCTTTCCATTTCCAGCATCACAATCTCGGGCGACTTCACCAAGTCCGGCTGCGCCATCACTTCGCTGGCGAGTGGCGCCAGCTGTACTCTCACGCTTCGTTTCAAGCCGACGGTCGGGGGAGTGCGCACCGGCGCTGTCACTGCAGTGTATGGAGCGGTGACCAGCCCCCAGACGATCCCCTTGTCGGGTACCGGTACCAACCCGGTCGTGTTGTCGGTGAGCAGCCTGACCTTCTCTTCTACGCCGGTCGGGACGACGAGCGTGCGGCAGGGCGTGGTCATGCGAAATCAGCAAAGCATTCCGGTGACGACAACTGGCATCAACACCACGGGGGGGACTTTGCGGCTAGTGGTTGCGAAAGCGGAATTGCAGCGAACAGCAGTTGTACCGTTTGGGTGA
- a CDS encoding PilZ domain-containing protein yields the protein MQSRRFPRYLINRPVNATVYWEDNPIRKLHGRAVVVGEGGLGARLTDQLYLGEVVRLEMPPMPALYAMVRNTRGTEHGFEFLYSRDGQRRAINELCAAVAEEQK from the coding sequence GTGCAATCCCGCCGGTTTCCGCGCTATCTCATCAACCGACCCGTGAACGCCACCGTCTACTGGGAAGACAATCCCATTCGCAAGCTCCACGGGCGCGCCGTGGTGGTGGGAGAGGGCGGGCTGGGCGCCAGGCTCACCGACCAACTCTACCTCGGCGAGGTGGTGCGCCTGGAGATGCCGCCGATGCCCGCGCTCTATGCCATGGTGCGCAACACGCGCGGGACGGAGCATGGGTTCGAGTTTCTCTACTCGCGCGATGGACAGCGCCGGGCGATCAACGAGCTGTGCGCGGCGGTGGCGGAGGAGCAGAAGTAG
- a CDS encoding sulfurtransferase: MQHSPRFLQIVNDAKKRVRETTVDEIKRRHDRGDRFTLVDVREESEYAKDHLPGAIHLGKGIIERDIEVKVPDTSAEVVLYCGGGFRSALAADNLQKMGYSNVVSMDGGIREWRQKNYPLTDQ; the protein is encoded by the coding sequence ATGCAACATTCCCCGCGGTTCCTGCAAATCGTCAACGACGCCAAGAAGCGCGTCCGTGAAACCACCGTGGACGAAATCAAGCGTCGCCACGATCGCGGCGACCGCTTCACCCTGGTCGACGTCCGCGAAGAGAGCGAGTACGCCAAGGACCACCTGCCCGGCGCCATCCATTTGGGCAAGGGAATCATCGAGCGCGACATCGAGGTGAAAGTTCCGGACACCTCCGCCGAGGTCGTGCTCTACTGCGGCGGCGGCTTCCGCTCCGCCCTGGCCGCCGACAATCTGCAAAAGATGGGCTACAGCAATGTGGTTTCCATGGATGGCGGTATCCGCGAGTGGCGCCAGAAGAACTACCCGCTGACCGACCAATAG
- the bstA gene encoding bacillithiol transferase BstA translates to MSTAATPNLSYPIGKFNYEGPYTDDQRRHFIDEIAATPERLRAAVHNLRESQLDTPYRPGGWTVRQVVHHVPDSHMNAFIRFKLALTEPNPTVKPYDEKLWAELADVQVPIETSLVLLEALHHRWVAVLRAMTPEQFEFKLKHPELGELNLDRYLGLYAWHGKHHVAHIMSLRKRMGW, encoded by the coding sequence ATGAGCACCGCAGCGACCCCCAACCTGAGCTATCCCATCGGCAAATTCAACTACGAAGGCCCGTACACGGACGATCAGCGGCGGCACTTCATCGACGAGATCGCGGCTACCCCGGAGCGGTTGCGCGCCGCGGTGCACAACCTGCGCGAATCGCAGCTCGATACGCCCTATCGTCCCGGCGGCTGGACCGTGCGCCAGGTGGTGCATCATGTGCCCGACAGTCACATGAATGCCTTCATCCGTTTCAAGCTGGCGCTCACCGAGCCGAACCCTACGGTCAAGCCCTACGACGAAAAGCTGTGGGCGGAACTGGCGGACGTGCAGGTGCCGATCGAGACCTCGCTGGTGCTGCTGGAGGCGTTGCATCATCGCTGGGTGGCGGTGCTGCGAGCGATGACCCCGGAGCAGTTTGAGTTCAAGTTGAAGCACCCGGAACTGGGCGAACTGAACCTGGACCGCTATCTCGGGTTGTACGCCTGGCACGGCAAGCACCACGTGGCGCACATCATGAGCTTGCGGAAGAGGATGGGATGGTAG
- a CDS encoding tetratricopeptide repeat protein — MSSSSQLSRADTPEVSWFEKPWAPPALACGLVFLIYAGAVCFEFVYDDTTQILQNPWLTSFSYLPRYFTSHVWAFANIAGAYWRPLFLIWLLLHRILFGTHPAMWHLDSVLLHVAATGFVYLLARRLTRDRAAGLIAALIFGLHPALIESVAWISGVTDPLLAVCLVPAFLTFLNWRESRSPRWLATSLVLYALALMSKEPAIVLGPLIFIYAWIYSNHRSTGRLRDAFAAVVPYIPVTIIYLAIHLLVLQRVSYSRTLATPARTLLTAPSLLLFYLRTLVFPAVISPHYNFKLVTAFSAIRVLLPCLVLIAAAVLLYLSARGDRDRSHLTAFASTWILLPLLPAFYLAPQGPHDFAHARYLYLPCIGFGIIVAAAIRRLRVPAMQAGVAGAIVVLLAAGTAAQQRYWTNDMTLFSRGVAVAPDNPTALTGLGIEIGKRGRYPEAINLFQRALAIDSDDWHPNFSLGYTYFILGRYAEAEPLIARAVAINPWGADPDQFAYLGLVESKLGDLPKAEWAVRQAVRRQPNREQFRFALALILEQEGKLPDAVKELKETLAINPNNASARGRLDRLQKSLVDSR, encoded by the coding sequence ATGAGTTCCTCCTCGCAGCTCTCCCGCGCCGACACGCCGGAAGTCTCCTGGTTCGAAAAGCCGTGGGCGCCGCCGGCGCTGGCCTGCGGTCTGGTGTTCCTGATTTACGCCGGCGCAGTGTGCTTCGAATTCGTGTACGACGACACCACCCAGATCCTGCAAAACCCCTGGCTGACCTCATTCTCTTACCTGCCGCGCTACTTCACCTCGCACGTCTGGGCGTTTGCCAACATTGCCGGCGCTTACTGGCGGCCCCTGTTTCTCATCTGGTTGCTCCTCCACCGCATCCTGTTCGGAACCCATCCGGCGATGTGGCACCTGGACAGCGTTCTGCTGCACGTCGCCGCCACCGGGTTTGTTTACCTGCTCGCCCGCCGCCTCACCCGCGACCGCGCCGCCGGCCTCATAGCCGCGCTCATCTTCGGACTTCATCCCGCGCTGATCGAAAGCGTCGCCTGGATTTCCGGCGTCACCGATCCTCTGCTGGCGGTGTGTCTCGTCCCGGCATTTCTCACATTCCTGAACTGGCGCGAAAGCCGCTCACCACGCTGGCTGGCCACGTCCCTGGTGCTTTACGCGCTTGCCCTGATGTCCAAGGAACCGGCGATCGTCCTGGGGCCGCTGATTTTCATTTACGCGTGGATCTACTCCAACCACCGGAGCACCGGCCGCCTCCGCGACGCCTTCGCCGCCGTTGTCCCTTACATCCCGGTAACCATCATTTACCTCGCCATTCACCTGCTCGTGCTGCAGCGCGTCAGTTACTCCCGGACGCTGGCAACGCCGGCGCGCACCCTGCTTACCGCGCCTTCGCTGCTGCTGTTTTACCTGCGCACGCTGGTCTTTCCCGCGGTCATCAGCCCGCATTACAACTTCAAGCTTGTCACCGCCTTCTCCGCGATCCGGGTGCTGCTGCCGTGCCTGGTACTGATCGCCGCCGCCGTTCTGCTTTACCTGTCGGCGCGGGGTGATCGCGATCGCTCCCACCTGACCGCCTTCGCCAGCACCTGGATCCTGCTTCCTCTGCTGCCTGCCTTCTACCTGGCGCCGCAGGGCCCGCACGACTTCGCCCACGCGCGCTATCTTTATCTTCCGTGCATCGGTTTCGGCATCATCGTGGCAGCCGCGATTCGGCGCCTGCGGGTACCGGCGATGCAGGCAGGGGTCGCCGGCGCCATCGTCGTCCTGCTGGCCGCCGGCACCGCCGCCCAACAGCGTTACTGGACCAACGACATGACGCTGTTTTCCCGCGGCGTTGCGGTCGCTCCTGACAATCCCACCGCCCTCACCGGCCTGGGCATCGAGATCGGCAAACGCGGACGCTATCCCGAAGCCATCAACCTGTTTCAGCGCGCTCTCGCCATTGACTCCGACGACTGGCACCCCAACTTCTCCCTCGGCTACACCTATTTCATTCTCGGCCGCTATGCGGAAGCCGAGCCGCTGATCGCCCGCGCCGTTGCCATCAATCCCTGGGGCGCCGATCCCGACCAGTTTGCCTATCTCGGCCTGGTCGAATCGAAGCTCGGCGATTTGCCCAAGGCGGAGTGGGCGGTGCGCCAGGCGGTGCGGCGCCAGCCGAATCGCGAGCAATTCCGCTTTGCTCTGGCGCTCATCCTCGAGCAGGAAGGCAAACTCCCGGATGCGGTGAAGGAGTTAAAGGAAACACTGGCCATTAATCCCAACAACGCCAGCGCCCGAGGGCGCTTGGATCGTCTACAGAAGTCGTTGGTCGACAGTCGTTAG
- a CDS encoding DUF2905 domain-containing protein gives MTELGKILIFLGVLLAVFGVLLVFGGRLHLPIGRLPGDIVYRGKNTTVYFPIVTSILISIVLSLVLYLIGRFSR, from the coding sequence ATGACCGAGCTCGGCAAGATCCTGATCTTCCTCGGCGTGCTGCTGGCGGTGTTCGGGGTGCTTCTCGTCTTCGGGGGCCGCCTGCACCTGCCCATCGGCCGGCTGCCGGGCGACATCGTTTATCGCGGAAAAAATACGACGGTGTATTTTCCCATCGTGACCTCAATCTTGATCAGCATCGTGCTCTCGCTGGTGTTGTACCTGATCGGCCGGTTTAGCCGGTAG
- the tnpA gene encoding IS200/IS605 family transposase: protein MSHSYCTNLVHCVFSTKNRAAIIPAEFQEQLWAYLEGIANHHHMPLLAVGGTANHVHLLVSIPSTTTVASAINRFKANSSRWLREHGNNFEWQKGYGAFSVSPSQVPAVKDYIRNQAEHHAKHTFEEEFISLLQKCGVAYDPKYVFG, encoded by the coding sequence ATGAGCCATTCCTACTGCACGAATCTTGTCCATTGCGTGTTCAGCACCAAGAACCGTGCCGCGATCATTCCCGCGGAATTCCAGGAGCAACTGTGGGCCTACCTGGAGGGAATTGCGAACCACCATCACATGCCGTTGCTGGCGGTTGGCGGAACCGCTAACCACGTGCATCTTCTGGTCTCAATCCCCAGTACGACAACGGTAGCTTCGGCCATCAATCGGTTTAAGGCGAATTCGTCGCGATGGTTGCGCGAACACGGCAACAATTTCGAATGGCAGAAGGGGTATGGCGCGTTTAGCGTCAGCCCGTCGCAGGTGCCGGCCGTCAAGGATTACATTCGCAACCAGGCGGAACATCACGCGAAACACACGTTCGAAGAGGAGTTCATCTCGTTATTGCAGAAATGCGGTGTGGCGTACGACCCGAAATACGTGTTCGGGTAG